CTGCGCGTAGTCGATGGGTTCTGGCATGGGAACTCCCTCTCTGTCGGTCATTGCCGGTTGGGGTATGTAGCCATCAAGGTAGCGCGGCACGGGGCAGCGCTGCAAGCGAAAACGCCGGGGCGGCGCAGTTGGCGCGGCCCCGGCGTACGCCCCGGCACATGCGCCGGGCGGGCGGCGTCAGATCACCTGGGACTCGCGCAGGCGCTTGATGTCGTCCGCACCGTAGCCCAGGCCGGCCAGCACTTCTTCGCTATGCTCGCCCAGCAGCGGCGAACCCGTGATTTCCGGCTTGAGGTCGGAGAACTTGATCGGGCTGCCCACCGTCAGGTAAGTGCCGCGCTCCTTGTGCGGCACCTCGGTGATGCTGCCGCTGGCGCGCAGCGACGGATCGGCGGCGATCTCCTTCATCGACAGCACCGGCGAGCACGGGATGTCATGCTTGCGCAGGATGTCAACCGCCTCGTACTTGGTCTTGTCGGCGAGCCAGTCCTCGATGGTCTTGAAGATATCGAAGATATGCGGCTGGCGTGCCTTGGCGGTGCTGTAGTTGGGATCGTCGATCCATTCCGGCTTGCCCAGCGCCTTGCAGATCGGCTCCCAGGCGTGGCCCTGGATGGTGAAGTAGATATAGGCGTTGGGGTCGGTCTCCCAGCCCTTGCACTTCAGCACCCAGCCCGGCTGGCCGCCACCGCCCGCGTTGCCGCCGCGCGGCACCACGTCGCTGAACGAGCCGTGCGGATACTGCGGGTACTCTTCCAGGTAGCCCAGGCGGTCCAGGCGCTGCTGGTCGCGCAGCTTGACGCGGCACAGGTTCAGCACGGCGTCCTGCATCGACACGGCCACCTTCTGGCCCTTGCCGGTCTTGTCGCGGCCGATCAGCGCGGTCAGGATGCCGATGGCCAGGTGCATGCCGGTGTTGGAATCGCCCAGCGCCGCGGCGGACACCGTCGGCGGGCCGTCCCAGAAGCCGGTGGTCGAGGCCGCGCCGCCCGCGCACTGCGCCACGTTCTCATAGACCTTCAGGTCTTCATAGTGGTGGCCGTCGCTGAAGCCCTTGACCGAAGCCACGATCATCTTCGGGTTCAGCTCGTTGATGCGCTCCCACGAGAAACCCATGCGATCCAGCGCGCCCGGGCCAAAGTTCTCGACCAGCACGTCCGACTCGCGGATCAGCTGTTCCAGGATCTTCTTGCCTTCCGGCTTCTTCGTATCCAGCGTGAGCGAACGCTTGTTGCTGTTGAGCATGGTGAAGTACAGCGCGTCGACATCGGGGATGTCGCGCAGCTGCGTGCGCGTAACATCGCCGGAACCGGGGCGTTCCACCTTGATGACGTCTGCGCCGAACCACGCCAGCAGCTGCGTGCACGCGGGACCGGCCTGGACGTGCGTGAAGTCGATGATCTTGATGCCGTTGAGTGGGAGGTTCACTTTCGTCTCCTATTGGATTAGGGGGTGAAATTCGGATCGATTACTTCTTGGCCGAGCTTTGCGGATTCAGGTTGGTCAGGCGACCGCTTTCGGTGCCGGCAGCGGGGTCGATGACGGCGTTGACCAGCGTGGGCTTGCCCGACCGCAGCGCTTCGTTCACCGCGGCTTCGAGTTCCGCCGGCGTGGTAACGTTGGCGCCGACGCCACCGAACGCTTCCATCATCTTGTCGTAGCGCGCACCCGGCACGAAGGTCGTGACCGCCGGGTCCTTGCCGCCGGTCGGATTCTTGTCGATGCCCTTGTAGACGCCGTTGTTGTTGAAGATGACGATGCAAACCGGCAGGTTGTAGCGGCAGATCGTCTCGACTTCCATGCCCGAGAAACCGAACGCACTGTCACCGCACAGCGCCAGCACCGGCTTGCTGGTCTCGACCGCCGCGGCGACCGCGTAGCCCATGCCCACGCCCATCACGCCCCAGGTACCCACGTCCAGGCGCTTGCGCGGCTCGTACATGTCGATCACGGCACGGGCGTAGTCCAGCGTGTTGGCGCCTTCGTTGACGAACGAGATGCCCGGGTTCGCCTTGACCACATCCTTCAGCACGCTCAGCGCGCCGTGGAAATTCATCGGCGCGGCATCCCTGGACTTGGCCAGGGTCTCGGCCATCTTCGCCAGGTTCTTGTCCTTGCGCTCATCCACCGCGTTCAGCCACTCGGCGGGCGGCCTCGCGAAGTCGTTGCCGACCTTGCCGAGGATCGCCGACACGCACGAACCGATGTCACCCACCACCGGCGCGGCGATGGCGACGTTGCTGTCCATCTCGGTCGGCGCGATGTCGATCTGGATGAATTGCTTCGGGCCACCCCAGGTCTTGCCCTTCCCGTGCGACAGCAGCCAGTTCAGGCGGGCGCCGACCAGCATCACCACGTCGGCTTCAGCCAGCACGTACGAGCGCGCGGCCGAGGCCGATTGCGGGTGCGTATCGGGCAGCAGGCCCTTGGCCATCGACATCGGCAGGTACGGAATGCCGGTCTTCTCGACCAGGGCGCGGATATCCGCTTCGGCGCGTGCGTACGCGGCACCCTTGCCCAGCAGGATCAGCGGGCGCTTGGCGCCCTTCAGCAGCGCGACGGCACGGTCGACCGAGTCCGGCGCAGGCAGTTGGCGCGGGGCCGGATCCACCACCTTGATCAGCGACTTGCGGCCCTTCTCGGCTTCCATCGACTGGCCCAGCAGCCTGGCCGGCAGGTCCAGGTACACACCGCCCGGACGGCCCGACACGGCGGCACGAATGGCACGCGCGACACCGACACCGATGTCCTCGGCGTGCAGCACGCGGAAGGCAGCCTTGGCGTGCGGACGGGCGATGGCCAGCTGGTCCATCTCTTCGTAGTCGCCCTGCTGCAAATCGACGATCTCGCGCTCGCTCGAGCCGCTGATCAGGATCATCGGGAAGCAGTTGGTGGTCGCATGCGCCAGTGCCGTCAGCCCGTTCAGGAAGCCCGGCGCAGACACGGTCAGGCAAACGCCCGGCTTCTGGGTGAGAAAGCCGGCAATCGCTGCCGCGTTGCCTGCATTCTGCTCGTGACGGAAGCTGATGACGCGCATGCCGTTGGCCTGCGCCAGCCGAGCCAGATCGGTCACCGGAATGCCGGGCAGGCCGTAGATGTTTTCAATGCCGTTCAGCTTGAGCGCGTCGATGACCAGATGAAAACCATCGGTCTGTGCCTGATGTTCTTCCGCGGCGTGACGCTGCAGCTCGTTTCCAACTTCTGCCATGGTTGCTTCCTTCTATACGAATTGACTGGGGTTGGATTTCTTCTACTTCAGGGGGTCTGCCGCGGTGGTGTCTCGGCCCGCTTCGCTACGACTTCGGACATGCTTGGTCTCCTCGTTGAACTCGTGTTCGTGGTGCGCGGGGACTATCCCCTTGCTTCAACCTCTGCCGGTTCGTTCAACCGGTCTTGATGACATACGGTATGTGATATATCAGATAACGGCAAGCTCTTTTCCTACTCTGCGACGAACTTTCGTCAGTGCACCGCAGCAAACCAGCTTCTATCTGCGCTCAAATCGGCACAACTCTTAATCTGTGGGAATCATTCTCCCTTTGCACAGATGCAGGAGTTCAATTCGCTAGCGATTAGCCTGCGACTTCCAGCCAATAGATATATTACATACAACGTTTTGAGGCGCTTTAAGGCCTTCTGAAATGACTTGCGGGATCCTCAACTTCTCATGCCTGCCCCTGGCCCACAGCGGCGCCTGGCTTTGTTGCAGCATGAATCTGTGGATTGATGCTAACTGAGGCTTAATTAGTCTTGGCTTAAAGTTTTTTATCGTATCTATTCATGACTGTTTATATATCGCGGAAATGGCATGAATTTGGGTGCAGGGATGGCATCGAGGACCACCGGTGGCATCCCCGCCCGTGGAAAACCCCTACGCCGGCGTTTCCTCCAGCTGTCGCAGCAGCGCATCGACACTGCCCTTGGCGTCGCCAAACCACATCCGCGTGTTGTCCTTGTAGAACAACGGGTTGTCGACCCCCGCGTAGCCCGCTGCCATGCTGCGCTTGGACACCACCACGGTCTTGGCCTTCCACACCTCTAGCACCGGCATGCCGGCAATCGGACTGGCAGGGTCCTCCAGCGCACCCGGGTTAACGATGTCGTTGGCGCCGACCACCAGCACCACGTCGGCTTTCTCGAAGTCGTCGTTGATCTCTTCCATTTCCAGCACGATGTCGTACGGCACGCGCGCCTCGGCCAGCAGGACGTTCATGTGCCCCGGCAAGCGGCCGGCCACCGGGTGGATGCCGAAGCGGACGTTGACGCCCTGCGCACGCAACCGCCGCGCGATCTCGCTGATGGTGCCCTGCGCCTGCGCCACCGCCATGCCGTAGCCGGGCACGATGATGACCTCGTTGGCATCCTTGAGCAGGCTGCTGACTTCCTCGCTCGATACCGGCAGCACCTCGCCCTGCTCCGCCGCCGCGCCCTGCGCCTGCACCGCGCCGAAGCCGCCCAGGATCACCGACAGGAACTTGCGGTTCATGGCCTTGCACATGATGTAGCTGAGGATGGCGCCGCTCGACCCCACCAGCGCGCCGGTGATGATCAGCAGGTCGTTGCCCAGCATGAAGCCGGTCGCCGCGGCCGCCCAGCCGGAGTAGCTGTTCAGCATCGACACCACTACCGGCATGTCGGCGCCGCCGATGGCCAGCACCAGGTGCGCGCCGACCAGCAGCGCGATCACCGTCATCGCTGCCAGCGGCACCAGCCCCTGCTGCACATCCGGCGCGCTGAGGAAGGCATAGCCCAGCCACACGCACACCGCCAGCGCCCCGGCATTGAGTACGTGGCGGCCCGGCAGCAGCATCGGCTTGCCGCCCATGGTGCCTTGCAGCTTGAGGAAGGCGATGATCGAGCCGGTAAAGGTGACCGCGCCGATCAGGATGCCGAGGTAGGTCTCGACCTCATGGATCGCCTTCTCCGCGCCGGCCAGCGTGGTCGGCTCCAGGTAGTTGGCGTAGCCGACCAGCACCGCGGCCAGCCCGACGAAGCTGTGCAGCACCGCCACCAGCTGCGGCATCTGCGTCATCTCCACGCGTTTGGCCAGCACCGCGCCGGCGATGCCGCCCGCCAGCATCGCGCCGATGATGATGGGAACGCCGTCGGGCGTGCCGGCCAGCACGGTGGTCACCACCGCGATCACCATGCCGGCGATGCCGAACAGGTTGCCGCGTTTGGCGGTGGCAGGATGGCTCAGCCCGCTCAGGCTGAGGATGAACAGCGCGCTGGCGCCAAGGTAAGCGATATTGCTGATGCCGGAAGGCATGGCTCGGTCTCCTTTGCCTTTGTATTCAGTCGCGCTGGAACATCTTCAGCATGCGCTGCGTGACCAGGAAGCCGCCGGCGATGTTGATGGTCGCAACCAGCACCGCGCAGCCCGCGATCACCGCCGTCAGCAGCGACGGCTTGCCCAGCTGCACCAGCGCCCCCACCACGATGATCCCGCTGATGGCATTGGTCACGCTCATCAGCGGCGTGTGCAGCGCGGCGGTGACGTTCCACACCACCTGGTAGCCGACGAAGATCGCCAGCACGAACACGGTGAAGTGCGCCATGAACGCGGGCGGCGCCACTGCCCCGAGGGCGAGCAGGGCAATCGCCGCCAGCCCCAGCGCGACCAGCGTCACTCCGGTGCGGTTGCGCGGCGGGGGGGCTTCCGCCTCCACCGGCGGCGACGCGGCCGGCGCCTGCTGCTGCGGTATCGCCACCGTCAGCGGCGGCGGCGGCCAGGTCACCGCGCCCTGGTGCTGCACCGTGGCGCCGCGGATCATCTCGTCGTCCATGTTGACCACGAGCTGGCCGTCCTTGCCCGGCGTCAGCTCGGTCAGCAGGTGGCGGATATTGGTGGCGTAGAGCTGGCTCGACTGCGCCGCCATCCGGCTCGGCAGGTCGGTATAGCCGATGATGGTCACGCCACCGCGGCGCACGCTTTCGCCCGGCACGGTGAGTACGCAGTTGCCGCCCTGCTCGGCGGCCAGGTCAACCACCACGCTGCCGGCACGCATGAGCCCGACCGTCCCGGCTTCCAGCAGCTTCGGCGCCGGCTTGCCGGGGATCAGCGCGGTGGTGACGATGATGTCGACTTCGCGCGCCTGCTCGGCAAAGAGGCGCATCTCCGCCTCGATGAAGGCGGGGCTCATCTCCTTGGCGTAGCCGCCGCTGCCGCTGCCGTCTTCTTCGATCTCGACGGTCAGGAATTCGGCGCCCAGGCTCTCGATCTGCTGGCGCACCACCGGGCGCGTGTCGAAGGCGCGCACCACCGCGCCCAGGCTGCGCGCCGCGCCGATCGCCGCCAGCCCCGCCACGCCCGCGCCGATCACCAGCACGCGCGCCGGCGGGATCTTGCCCGCGGCGGTGATCTGCCCGGCAAAGGGCCGGCCGAAGGCATGCGCGGCCTCGATCACCGCGCGGTAGCCCGCCATATTGGCCATGGAGCTGAGCGCATCCAGCTTCTGCGCGCGAGAGATGCGCGGCACGCAATCCATCGCCAGCACCGTGGCGCCGCGCTGCGCCAGCCGCTCCAGCATCGGCATCTGCTGCGCCGGCCAGACAAAGCCGATCAGCGTGGCATGCTTCTTCAGCAGCGCCGCCTCTTCCACGCCCAGGCTGGGGTGGACCTGCGGCGGGCGCACCTTGACCACCACGTCGACCGACGCCCACAGGCTTGCCGCATCGACGATGGCGGCGCCGGCGGCGCGGTAGTCGTCGTCCGAGAACGAAGCCTCCTGGCCCGCGCCGGTCTCTACCGCGACCTGGTAGCCGAGCTTGAGCAGTTCCTTGACCGAGTCCGGGGTGGCGGCAACGCGCCGCTCGCCCGGGTGGACCTCGCGGGGCACACCGATCGTCATTGGCATGGCATTCACCGTATCGAGTTTTGGGTTGGGTCGCGCTCAGCCGCGCACGTGGTTGACCAGCGAGCCGATGCCCGCGATCGACACCTCCACCACGGCGCCGTCTTTCATCGAACCCACGCCCAGCGAGGTGCCGACGGCAATCACGTCACCGGGCATCAGCGTCAGGTCTTGCGAAATGCGGCTGACCTGCTCTTCCGGCGAGAAGATCATGTCCGACAGCGGATAGTTCTGCCGCTCTACGCCGTCGAGCCGCGTGACTACGCTGGCGGCGCGCCAGTCAAAGCCGGTGACGATGGCCGGGCCGACGCAGCCGAAGGTGTCGAAACCCTTGGCGCGCGTCCATTGCGGGAAATTGGGATCGGCGGCGATCAGCTCGGCCGCGGTCACGTCGTTGACGATGGTGTAGCCGAAGATATGGTCGCCGGCCTCCGACACCGGCACATTGCGCGCCTTCTTGCCGATGACGATGCCAAGCTCGCCCTCGTAGACGATCTTGCCGTCGTAGCTCTTGGGGCGCTGCACGGCGTCGTTAGGGCCGGCCAGCGACGATGCCGGCTTGATCAGGAACAGCGGGTGCGTCGGCACCGGCTTTTCCAGCTTGCGGGCGAGCGCGTGGAAGTTGTTCCACAGCGCCACCACCTTGCCGGGCTGGCATGGCGCGACCAGCGTCAGCGCGGCGCGCTCGTGCACGGCGCCGGTGG
This genomic window from Cupriavidus oxalaticus contains:
- the pntB gene encoding Re/Si-specific NAD(P)(+) transhydrogenase subunit beta, with the protein product MPSGISNIAYLGASALFILSLSGLSHPATAKRGNLFGIAGMVIAVVTTVLAGTPDGVPIIIGAMLAGGIAGAVLAKRVEMTQMPQLVAVLHSFVGLAAVLVGYANYLEPTTLAGAEKAIHEVETYLGILIGAVTFTGSIIAFLKLQGTMGGKPMLLPGRHVLNAGALAVCVWLGYAFLSAPDVQQGLVPLAAMTVIALLVGAHLVLAIGGADMPVVVSMLNSYSGWAAAATGFMLGNDLLIITGALVGSSGAILSYIMCKAMNRKFLSVILGGFGAVQAQGAAAEQGEVLPVSSEEVSSLLKDANEVIIVPGYGMAVAQAQGTISEIARRLRAQGVNVRFGIHPVAGRLPGHMNVLLAEARVPYDIVLEMEEINDDFEKADVVLVVGANDIVNPGALEDPASPIAGMPVLEVWKAKTVVVSKRSMAAGYAGVDNPLFYKDNTRMWFGDAKGSVDALLRQLEETPA
- a CDS encoding fumarylacetoacetate hydrolase family protein, which codes for MQTWIRFRRADGSIGHGRLDGPDQNRVVEYDSDGFNHPAPTGAVHERAALTLVAPCQPGKVVALWNNFHALARKLEKPVPTHPLFLIKPASSLAGPNDAVQRPKSYDGKIVYEGELGIVIGKKARNVPVSEAGDHIFGYTIVNDVTAAELIAADPNFPQWTRAKGFDTFGCVGPAIVTGFDWRAASVVTRLDGVERQNYPLSDMIFSPEEQVSRISQDLTLMPGDVIAVGTSLGVGSMKDGAVVEVSIAGIGSLVNHVRG
- the frc gene encoding formyl-CoA transferase, giving the protein MNLPLNGIKIIDFTHVQAGPACTQLLAWFGADVIKVERPGSGDVTRTQLRDIPDVDALYFTMLNSNKRSLTLDTKKPEGKKILEQLIRESDVLVENFGPGALDRMGFSWERINELNPKMIVASVKGFSDGHHYEDLKVYENVAQCAGGAASTTGFWDGPPTVSAAALGDSNTGMHLAIGILTALIGRDKTGKGQKVAVSMQDAVLNLCRVKLRDQQRLDRLGYLEEYPQYPHGSFSDVVPRGGNAGGGGQPGWVLKCKGWETDPNAYIYFTIQGHAWEPICKALGKPEWIDDPNYSTAKARQPHIFDIFKTIEDWLADKTKYEAVDILRKHDIPCSPVLSMKEIAADPSLRASGSITEVPHKERGTYLTVGSPIKFSDLKPEITGSPLLGEHSEEVLAGLGYGADDIKRLRESQVI
- the oxc gene encoding oxalyl-CoA decarboxylase: MAEVGNELQRHAAEEHQAQTDGFHLVIDALKLNGIENIYGLPGIPVTDLARLAQANGMRVISFRHEQNAGNAAAIAGFLTQKPGVCLTVSAPGFLNGLTALAHATTNCFPMILISGSSEREIVDLQQGDYEEMDQLAIARPHAKAAFRVLHAEDIGVGVARAIRAAVSGRPGGVYLDLPARLLGQSMEAEKGRKSLIKVVDPAPRQLPAPDSVDRAVALLKGAKRPLILLGKGAAYARAEADIRALVEKTGIPYLPMSMAKGLLPDTHPQSASAARSYVLAEADVVMLVGARLNWLLSHGKGKTWGGPKQFIQIDIAPTEMDSNVAIAAPVVGDIGSCVSAILGKVGNDFARPPAEWLNAVDERKDKNLAKMAETLAKSRDAAPMNFHGALSVLKDVVKANPGISFVNEGANTLDYARAVIDMYEPRKRLDVGTWGVMGVGMGYAVAAAVETSKPVLALCGDSAFGFSGMEVETICRYNLPVCIVIFNNNGVYKGIDKNPTGGKDPAVTTFVPGARYDKMMEAFGGVGANVTTPAELEAAVNEALRSGKPTLVNAVIDPAAGTESGRLTNLNPQSSAKK
- a CDS encoding Re/Si-specific NAD(P)(+) transhydrogenase subunit alpha; its protein translation is MPMTIGVPREVHPGERRVAATPDSVKELLKLGYQVAVETGAGQEASFSDDDYRAAGAAIVDAASLWASVDVVVKVRPPQVHPSLGVEEAALLKKHATLIGFVWPAQQMPMLERLAQRGATVLAMDCVPRISRAQKLDALSSMANMAGYRAVIEAAHAFGRPFAGQITAAGKIPPARVLVIGAGVAGLAAIGAARSLGAVVRAFDTRPVVRQQIESLGAEFLTVEIEEDGSGSGGYAKEMSPAFIEAEMRLFAEQAREVDIIVTTALIPGKPAPKLLEAGTVGLMRAGSVVVDLAAEQGGNCVLTVPGESVRRGGVTIIGYTDLPSRMAAQSSQLYATNIRHLLTELTPGKDGQLVVNMDDEMIRGATVQHQGAVTWPPPPLTVAIPQQQAPAASPPVEAEAPPPRNRTGVTLVALGLAAIALLALGAVAPPAFMAHFTVFVLAIFVGYQVVWNVTAALHTPLMSVTNAISGIIVVGALVQLGKPSLLTAVIAGCAVLVATINIAGGFLVTQRMLKMFQRD